The Trichomycterus rosablanca isolate fTriRos1 chromosome 22, fTriRos1.hap1, whole genome shotgun sequence genome has a window encoding:
- the LOC134336143 gene encoding cytochrome c oxidase assembly protein COX18, mitochondrial isoform X2, producing MRAKEKGWSEKTCRYHFRKNLRRIVSELYVRDNCHPFKASLLIWVQLPMWVCISLALRNLSLGADHVTPGVQEGLAAGGALWFPDLTLPDSTWIIPVSLGLINLLITEIFALRRLETSKFQKYVTHFIRGISVVMIPLAATVPSSMALYWLSSSCVGLGHNLLLRSPRFRSLCRIPSTRSDSETPYKDIAAAFVAKYIK from the exons ATGCGGGCCAAGGAGAAGGGCTGGTCCGAAAAAACATGCAG GTACCATTTCAGGAAGAATCTCCGGCGGATCGTGTCTGAGCTCTACGTGCGGGACAACTGCCACCCGTTTAAGGCCAGCCTGCTGATCTGGGTACAGCTGCCCATGTGGGTTTGCATCTCGTTAGCCCTGCGCAACCTCAGCTTAGGAGCGGATCACGTCACACCAG GGGTGCAGGAGGGGTTGGCAGCAGGGGGCGCTCTCTGGTTTCCAGATCTCACACTCCCAGACTCCACCTGGATCATCCCTGTCAGTCTGGGTCTCATCAACCTGCTCATAACAGAG ATTTTTGCTCTGCGACGACTCGAAACATCCAAGTTCCAGAAGTACGTGACCCACTTCATCAGAGGGATTTCTGTGGTTATGATTCCTTTAGCTGCCACCGTCCCGTCT TCCATGGCTCTGTACTGGCTGAGCTCCAGCTGTGTCGGACTGGGTCACAACCTCCTCCTGCGATCCCCACGGTTCCGCTCTCTCTGCAGAATCCCGTCCACTCGCTCCGACTCCGAAACGCCCTACAAGGACATCGCAGCGGCCTTCGTCGCCaaatatatcaaataa
- the LOC134336143 gene encoding cytochrome c oxidase assembly protein COX18, mitochondrial isoform X1, translating into MSWLKLIHPVISGSMRSHYHGVRVTLQVRCISQCVFRSQPDFRSPCIPVAPASSLQPHRSASSATPGWYDGVADSAPVHLVEQLLISSQQTTGLPWWVGIICTTLALRTVVTLPLAVYQTVIIAKVEALQKEIAELAKRLHYEISMRAKEKGWSEKTCRYHFRKNLRRIVSELYVRDNCHPFKASLLIWVQLPMWVCISLALRNLSLGADHVTPGVQEGLAAGGALWFPDLTLPDSTWIIPVSLGLINLLITEIFALRRLETSKFQKYVTHFIRGISVVMIPLAATVPSSMALYWLSSSCVGLGHNLLLRSPRFRSLCRIPSTRSDSETPYKDIAAAFVAKYIK; encoded by the exons ATGTCCTGGTTGAAACTGATCCATCCTGTGATTTCTGGCTCCATGAGGTCACACTACCATGGAGTCCGGGTGACACTTCAGGTTCGATGTATCTCCCAGTGTGTGTTCAGATCTCAACCCGACTTCAGATCACCATGCATCCCCGTTGCACCAGCATCCTCTCTACAGCCCCACAGGAGCGCAAGCTCAGCCACGCCCGGCTGGTATGACGGTGTGGCCGACTCCGCCCCAGTTCATCTGGTCGAGCAGCTCCTGATCTCCAGCCAGCAGACGACGGGGCTGCCGTGGTGGGTGGGAATCATCTGTACCACGCTGGCACTGCGCACTGTGGTCACTCTGCCCCTCGCCGTCTACCAGACCGTCATCATCGCAAAG GTTGAAGCCCTGCAGAAGGAGATCGCAGAGTTAGCGAAGCGCCTGCACTACGAGATCTCCATGCGGGCCAAGGAGAAGGGCTGGTCCGAAAAAACATGCAG GTACCATTTCAGGAAGAATCTCCGGCGGATCGTGTCTGAGCTCTACGTGCGGGACAACTGCCACCCGTTTAAGGCCAGCCTGCTGATCTGGGTACAGCTGCCCATGTGGGTTTGCATCTCGTTAGCCCTGCGCAACCTCAGCTTAGGAGCGGATCACGTCACACCAG GGGTGCAGGAGGGGTTGGCAGCAGGGGGCGCTCTCTGGTTTCCAGATCTCACACTCCCAGACTCCACCTGGATCATCCCTGTCAGTCTGGGTCTCATCAACCTGCTCATAACAGAG ATTTTTGCTCTGCGACGACTCGAAACATCCAAGTTCCAGAAGTACGTGACCCACTTCATCAGAGGGATTTCTGTGGTTATGATTCCTTTAGCTGCCACCGTCCCGTCT TCCATGGCTCTGTACTGGCTGAGCTCCAGCTGTGTCGGACTGGGTCACAACCTCCTCCTGCGATCCCCACGGTTCCGCTCTCTCTGCAGAATCCCGTCCACTCGCTCCGACTCCGAAACGCCCTACAAGGACATCGCAGCGGCCTTCGTCGCCaaatatatcaaataa